Proteins encoded in a region of the Gulosibacter sediminis genome:
- the mnmA gene encoding tRNA 2-thiouridine(34) synthase MnmA: MKVLAAMSGGVDSSVAAARAVDAGHEVVGVHLALSRAGGTLRQGSRGCCTIEDAMDARRVSDALGIPFYVWDFSERFKLDVVDDFIAEYAQGRTPNPCLRCNEKIKFAALLDKALDLGFDAVVTGHYAEVVDREDGQRELHRSSEEAKDQSYVLGVLTAEQLEHCWFPLGATPSKELIREEARERGFVTANKPDSYDICFIPDGDTRSWLGEHIPLRPGAIVDRSGEVLGEHQGASSYTVGQRKGLNLSRPAADGRPRFVLGTDPQTNTVTVGPKEALAVGEIAGQRFSWAGAAPDITEFRCDVQIRAHADPQPGTCRIRRAARSTRPDATEPGVEISVRVDTPLVGVATGQSAVVYVGSRVLGQFTIDIATSQLDLEPASLAKEAS; the protein is encoded by the coding sequence ATGAAGGTTCTTGCAGCAATGAGCGGCGGCGTTGACTCGTCGGTCGCGGCGGCCCGCGCGGTCGACGCTGGCCACGAGGTGGTTGGCGTGCACCTCGCGCTTTCGCGCGCGGGCGGCACCCTGCGGCAGGGCTCGCGCGGCTGTTGCACGATCGAGGATGCGATGGATGCGCGGCGCGTGTCGGACGCCCTTGGCATTCCCTTCTATGTCTGGGACTTCTCGGAGCGCTTCAAGCTCGACGTGGTCGACGACTTCATTGCCGAGTACGCCCAGGGCCGCACCCCGAACCCGTGCCTGCGCTGCAACGAGAAGATCAAGTTCGCGGCGCTGCTCGACAAGGCGCTCGACCTCGGCTTCGACGCGGTCGTCACCGGCCACTATGCCGAGGTCGTCGACCGCGAGGACGGCCAGCGCGAGCTGCACCGCTCGTCGGAGGAGGCGAAGGACCAGTCGTACGTGCTCGGAGTTCTCACCGCCGAGCAGCTCGAGCACTGCTGGTTCCCGCTCGGCGCGACGCCGTCGAAGGAGCTCATTCGCGAGGAGGCGCGCGAGCGCGGCTTCGTCACGGCGAACAAGCCCGATAGCTACGACATCTGCTTTATCCCCGACGGCGACACGCGCTCGTGGCTTGGCGAGCACATCCCGCTGCGCCCCGGCGCGATCGTCGACCGCTCTGGCGAGGTGCTTGGTGAGCACCAGGGTGCGAGCTCGTACACGGTCGGCCAGCGCAAGGGCCTCAACCTCTCGCGTCCGGCTGCCGACGGCCGCCCCCGGTTCGTGCTCGGCACCGACCCGCAGACGAACACCGTCACGGTCGGGCCGAAGGAGGCGCTCGCGGTGGGCGAGATCGCCGGCCAGCGCTTTAGCTGGGCGGGCGCCGCCCCCGACATCACCGAGTTTCGCTGCGACGTGCAGATTCGCGCGCACGCCGACCCGCAGCCCGGCACCTGCCGCATCCGTCGCGCCGCGCGCTCGACCCGGCCCGACGCGACCGAGCCGGGCGTCGAGATCTCGGTGCGGGTCGACACCCCGCTCGTCGGCGTCGCGACCGGCCAGTCGGCCGTGGTCTACGTCGGCAGCCGCGTGCTCGGCCAGTTCACCATCGACATCGCAACCTCGCAGCTCGACCTCGAGCCCGCATCCCTCGCCAAGGAGGCCAGTTGA
- the gatC gene encoding Asp-tRNA(Asn)/Glu-tRNA(Gln) amidotransferase subunit GatC, translating into MSDITRADVEHLAELSRIDLTEEEIGRMTEQLGAINQLISKVQEVATPDVAPASHPFVNANVTRPDEAAPTLDRDEVLEQAPDRDETRFKVTAILGEEA; encoded by the coding sequence ATGTCAGACATCACTCGTGCAGACGTCGAGCACCTGGCGGAGCTCTCGCGCATCGATCTCACGGAAGAAGAGATCGGGCGCATGACCGAGCAGCTCGGCGCCATCAACCAGCTCATCAGCAAGGTTCAGGAGGTCGCGACGCCCGACGTTGCGCCCGCAAGCCACCCGTTCGTGAACGCGAATGTCACGCGCCCCGACGAGGCGGCGCCGACCCTCGACCGCGATGAGGTGCTCGAACAGGCCCCCGACCGCGACGAGACCCGGTTCAAGGTCACCGCGATCTTGGGGGAGGAAGCCTAA
- the ligA gene encoding NAD-dependent DNA ligase LigA, with the protein MADRDPALEFDEAREEADRLADQLTQWSAAYYEGDTQLVTDAEYDAAMARLRELEAQFPELQSQDSPTQVVGGGASSLFAEVTHRERMLSLDNVFSVDELRTWLGRTGEAAGGTVRWLSEVKIDGLAISLTYERGALTIAATRGDGRTGEDVTENIADIAAIPQQLTGEGIPELVEVRGEVFFRVDDFRALNAEQAEAGEPLFANPRNAASGSLRQKREGKTGTKLDLMRRRLGRLSMYVHGIGAWEQGANASPRLENQSDYYELFASWGLPTSPHTRVLDSADAVVDYVAEYGERRASIEHELDGIVVKVDNLAQHDELGATSRAPRWAIAYKYPPEEVHTKLIDVRVGVGRTGRVTPYAVMEPVRVAGSTVTFATLHNQDVVVAKGVLIGDTVVLRKAGDVIPEVLGPVLAERPDDARPFEMPTVCPECGTELRAMKEGDVDLRCPNARSCPAQVRGRVEHIGSRSGLDIEVLGEVTAAALTQPDEPETPPLVTEASLFDLTLDELVPIVVTVRDADTGEPKVDADGTPRRRTPFRVVKSKTYAPEAEGMTAAERRKAGFKKDVPVYGASTQAQKLLDELEKAKTKELWRLLVSLNIRHVGPVAARALADWFGSLDAIRAASVEELSAVEGVGPIIAESIAEWLQVDWHLEIVDRWTAAGVQWATPGHPGPGAKEDIEGPLTGLTVVATGTLEGFTREGAKEAIIAAGGKAASSVSKKTDFVAAGPGAGSKLTKAEELGIPVLDADGFRLLLDGGPDAVAGLAADADA; encoded by the coding sequence ATGGCCGACCGCGATCCCGCTCTGGAATTCGACGAGGCTCGCGAGGAGGCTGATCGGCTCGCCGATCAGCTCACCCAGTGGTCGGCCGCGTACTACGAGGGCGACACGCAACTCGTCACCGACGCCGAGTACGACGCCGCGATGGCGCGCCTGCGCGAGCTCGAGGCGCAGTTCCCCGAGCTGCAGTCGCAAGACTCGCCGACGCAGGTCGTCGGCGGTGGCGCCTCCTCGCTCTTCGCCGAGGTGACGCACCGCGAACGGATGCTCTCGCTCGACAACGTGTTCTCGGTCGACGAGCTGCGCACCTGGCTCGGGCGTACCGGCGAGGCGGCCGGTGGCACGGTGCGCTGGCTCAGCGAGGTGAAGATCGACGGGCTCGCGATTTCGCTCACCTACGAGCGAGGCGCCCTGACGATCGCCGCGACGCGGGGCGACGGGCGCACGGGTGAGGACGTCACCGAGAACATTGCCGACATCGCGGCGATCCCGCAGCAGCTCACCGGTGAGGGCATTCCCGAGCTCGTCGAGGTGCGGGGCGAGGTGTTCTTCCGCGTCGACGATTTCCGCGCGCTCAATGCCGAACAGGCCGAGGCGGGCGAGCCGCTGTTCGCGAATCCCCGCAACGCCGCATCCGGCTCGTTGCGGCAGAAGCGCGAGGGTAAGACCGGCACGAAGCTCGACCTCATGCGCAGGCGGCTCGGCCGCCTCAGCATGTACGTGCACGGCATCGGCGCGTGGGAGCAGGGCGCGAACGCGAGCCCGCGACTCGAGAATCAGTCGGACTACTACGAGCTCTTCGCGAGCTGGGGCCTGCCGACGAGCCCGCACACGCGCGTGCTCGACTCGGCGGATGCGGTGGTCGACTACGTCGCCGAGTACGGCGAGCGCCGAGCCTCGATCGAGCACGAGCTCGACGGCATCGTCGTGAAGGTCGACAACCTCGCGCAGCACGACGAGCTCGGCGCGACCTCGCGCGCCCCGCGCTGGGCGATCGCCTACAAATACCCACCCGAAGAGGTGCACACGAAGCTCATCGACGTGCGCGTCGGCGTGGGCCGCACCGGCCGGGTGACCCCGTACGCCGTGATGGAGCCGGTGCGCGTCGCCGGCTCGACCGTGACGTTCGCGACGCTGCACAACCAGGATGTCGTGGTGGCGAAGGGCGTGCTCATCGGCGACACCGTCGTGCTGCGCAAGGCCGGCGACGTGATTCCCGAGGTGCTCGGCCCGGTGCTCGCGGAGCGGCCCGACGACGCTCGCCCCTTCGAGATGCCGACGGTGTGCCCCGAGTGCGGCACCGAGCTGCGCGCGATGAAAGAGGGTGACGTCGACCTGCGCTGCCCGAACGCTCGCAGCTGCCCGGCGCAGGTGCGCGGCCGCGTCGAGCACATCGGTTCACGCTCGGGCCTCGACATTGAGGTACTCGGCGAGGTGACCGCGGCGGCGCTCACCCAACCGGATGAACCCGAGACACCGCCGCTCGTGACCGAGGCCTCGCTGTTTGACCTCACGCTCGACGAGCTCGTGCCCATCGTCGTGACAGTGCGCGACGCCGACACGGGCGAGCCGAAGGTGGATGCTGACGGGACGCCGCGGCGGCGCACGCCTTTCCGCGTCGTCAAGTCGAAGACCTACGCGCCCGAGGCCGAGGGCATGACCGCGGCCGAGCGCCGCAAGGCCGGGTTCAAGAAGGATGTGCCGGTGTACGGCGCGTCGACGCAGGCCCAGAAGCTGCTCGACGAGCTCGAGAAGGCGAAGACGAAGGAGCTGTGGCGCCTGCTCGTGTCGCTGAACATCCGCCACGTCGGGCCGGTTGCGGCGCGCGCGCTCGCGGACTGGTTCGGTTCGCTCGACGCGATTCGCGCGGCCTCGGTCGAAGAGCTGTCGGCCGTCGAGGGTGTTGGCCCGATCATCGCCGAATCCATCGCCGAGTGGCTCCAGGTCGACTGGCATCTAGAGATCGTCGACCGCTGGACCGCCGCCGGCGTGCAGTGGGCGACGCCCGGTCACCCGGGCCCGGGCGCGAAAGAAGACATCGAGGGCCCGCTCACCGGCCTCACCGTCGTCGCGACCGGCACGCTCGAGGGCTTCACGCGCGAGGGCGCGAAGGAGGCGATCATCGCTGCGGGCGGCAAGGCCGCCAGCTCGGTCTCGAAGAAGACCGACTTCGTCGCTGCGGGCCCCGGCGCGGGTTCGAAGCTCACGAAGGCTGAAGAGCTCGGCATCCCGGTGCTCGACGCCGACGGCTTCCGCCTGCTGCTCGACGGCGGCCCGGATGCGGTGGCAGGGCTTGCTGCCGACGCCGACGCCTGA
- a CDS encoding NUDIX domain-containing protein — MTTPASPETTERLAATVLLLRDGDEGIEVLMLQRPSRGSFASAWVYPGGKVDPEDGHLADEEAAARVAAAREVREETELVVDPASLTPLAIFSPPQGVTPRFRTWFFVAPTFSGTPVPAEAEAVALEWVRPQQMLDAHANDALTLIVPTWVMLDKLTKYAGVAEALAELRSGGFEELPTRARDGGIICWPGDAIYDDPEALGEARHRVETATKPWRYLRG; from the coding sequence GTGACCACACCCGCATCGCCCGAAACCACCGAACGCCTCGCCGCCACCGTGCTCCTGCTGCGCGACGGCGACGAGGGCATCGAGGTGCTCATGCTGCAGCGCCCGTCGCGCGGCTCCTTTGCGAGCGCCTGGGTGTACCCGGGCGGCAAGGTCGACCCCGAAGACGGCCACCTGGCCGACGAGGAGGCAGCGGCGCGCGTCGCGGCCGCCCGCGAGGTGCGCGAGGAGACCGAGCTCGTGGTCGACCCGGCGAGCCTCACGCCGCTCGCGATCTTCAGCCCGCCGCAGGGCGTCACGCCGCGATTTCGCACCTGGTTCTTCGTCGCCCCGACGTTCTCGGGCACGCCGGTGCCTGCCGAGGCCGAGGCGGTGGCGCTCGAGTGGGTGCGCCCGCAGCAGATGCTCGACGCGCACGCGAACGACGCGCTCACGCTGATCGTGCCGACCTGGGTCATGCTCGACAAGCTCACGAAGTATGCCGGCGTCGCCGAGGCCCTCGCCGAGCTGCGTTCGGGCGGCTTCGAAGAACTCCCGACCCGGGCGCGCGACGGCGGCATCATCTGCTGGCCGGGCGACGCGATCTACGACGACCCCGAGGCCCTCGGCGAGGCCCGCCACCGCGTCGAGACGGCCACGAAACCCTGGCGCTACCTCCGGGGCTAA
- a CDS encoding M20/M25/M40 family metallo-hydrolase, producing the protein MSQAASPRPGIAERLSRMIQVPTVSAELDVRGHEPFEAFVSLLAELYPRIHASLELERITDFGLLYRWPGATPTADPVVLMAHYDVVPVDESDPWTHPPFEGHIEGGSVYGRGALDDKGPLVVLLDAVENLLADEFVPARDVYLSFGGNEETFGAAAQAIVEVFRERELTPWLVLDEGGAVTDAPLPFVLGLAAMVGVGEKGVATVQLTARSDGGHASTPPPLTAVGRVSRAVSRLTPTTFTARVPAAITRMLGLFAARSTGVGRLLYRLLAAWPWLNARGFARLGGEAAALVRTTVAPTKITGGTAHNVLPSQAEAVVNLRLALGETVAGTVRRLQRRIADRSVAVEVLEGSDASPESPSDGPQFALIAEAVRVSHPAAITVPYVTMAATDSRYFHQICPATYRFAPLLMNAEQRASIHGVDERVDIAELERGERFHRTLIEGIRA; encoded by the coding sequence ATGAGCCAAGCAGCGTCGCCTCGGCCCGGCATTGCCGAACGCCTCTCGCGCATGATTCAAGTGCCAACCGTGTCGGCCGAACTCGACGTGCGCGGGCACGAGCCGTTCGAGGCGTTCGTCAGTCTGCTGGCCGAGCTGTACCCGCGCATCCACGCCTCGCTCGAGCTCGAGCGCATCACCGACTTCGGCTTGCTTTATCGCTGGCCGGGCGCAACGCCGACGGCCGACCCGGTCGTGCTCATGGCGCACTACGACGTCGTGCCGGTCGACGAGTCTGACCCCTGGACCCACCCGCCCTTCGAGGGTCACATCGAGGGCGGCAGCGTCTACGGCCGCGGCGCGCTCGACGACAAGGGGCCGCTCGTCGTGCTGCTCGACGCCGTTGAGAACCTGCTCGCCGACGAGTTCGTGCCCGCACGCGACGTCTACCTCTCGTTCGGCGGCAATGAAGAGACCTTCGGCGCCGCGGCGCAAGCGATCGTCGAGGTGTTCCGCGAGCGCGAGCTCACGCCGTGGCTCGTGCTCGACGAGGGCGGCGCGGTCACCGACGCGCCGCTCCCGTTCGTGCTGGGCCTCGCCGCGATGGTCGGCGTCGGCGAAAAGGGCGTCGCGACGGTGCAGCTCACTGCCCGCAGCGACGGCGGCCACGCCTCGACTCCGCCGCCGCTCACCGCCGTCGGCCGCGTCTCGCGCGCAGTCTCGCGGCTCACGCCCACGACGTTCACGGCGCGGGTGCCGGCGGCGATTACCCGGATGCTCGGGCTGTTCGCCGCGCGCAGCACCGGCGTCGGCCGGCTGCTCTACCGGCTGCTCGCGGCATGGCCCTGGCTCAACGCGCGCGGCTTCGCGCGGCTCGGCGGGGAGGCCGCCGCGCTCGTGCGCACGACCGTCGCACCCACGAAGATCACCGGCGGCACGGCCCACAACGTGCTGCCCTCGCAGGCCGAGGCCGTCGTCAACCTGCGGCTCGCGCTCGGCGAGACGGTCGCCGGCACGGTGCGGCGGCTGCAGCGTCGCATCGCCGACCGCAGCGTCGCGGTCGAGGTGCTCGAAGGCAGCGACGCGTCGCCCGAGTCGCCGAGCGACGGCCCGCAGTTCGCGCTCATCGCCGAGGCGGTGCGCGTCTCTCACCCGGCCGCGATCACGGTGCCCTATGTGACGATGGCTGCGACCGACTCGCGGTACTTCCACCAGATCTGCCCCGCGACGTATCGCTTCGCGCCGCTGCTCATGAACGCCGAGCAGCGCGCCTCGATTCACGGCGTCGACGAGCGAGTCGACATCGCCGAGCTCGAGCGCGGCGAGCGGTTCCACCGCACCCTCATCGAAGGAATCCGAGCGTGA
- the gatB gene encoding Asp-tRNA(Asn)/Glu-tRNA(Gln) amidotransferase subunit GatB, whose protein sequence is MAKPELMDFDAALEKYEPVIGLEVHVELSTKTKMFSPAPNPSGDEHDAEPNTQIGPVDLGLPGTLPVVNEEAVRYSIQLGLALGCSIAEESSFARKNYYYPDSPRNYQISQYDDPIAFEGEVEVELEDGTVFQVPIERAHMEDDAGKLTHMGSTGRIQGASSSLVDYNRAGVPLVEIVTKPIFGGEARTPELAAAYVSTIRDIARSLGVSYARMERGNLRCDANVSLRPRGEEKLGTRTETKNINSFRSIERAVRYEIQRQAALLDQGTAITQETRHWHEDTGRTSSGRPKSDADDYRYFPEPDLMPLRPSRELVEELRAALPEQPVLRRRRLRGEWEFSGQVFQDIVNGGLLDAVDETVKAGAAPQGARKWWLGELSRLANEQGVHPTALATPQQVAELEALIADGTVNDKLARQVLEGVLAGEGSPREVVDARGLAVVSDDGALIAAIDEALAAQPDVLAKIQDGKVQAAGAVIGAVMKAMGGQADAKRVRELILERAQA, encoded by the coding sequence ATGGCGAAGCCGGAACTCATGGACTTCGATGCCGCGCTCGAGAAGTACGAGCCCGTCATCGGCCTCGAGGTGCACGTCGAGCTTTCGACGAAGACGAAAATGTTCTCGCCCGCACCGAACCCCTCGGGCGACGAACATGACGCCGAGCCGAATACGCAGATCGGCCCCGTCGACCTCGGATTGCCGGGTACGCTACCCGTCGTGAACGAGGAGGCGGTGCGCTACTCGATTCAGCTCGGGCTCGCGCTCGGCTGCTCGATCGCCGAGGAGTCGTCGTTCGCGCGTAAGAACTACTACTACCCCGACAGCCCCCGCAACTACCAGATCTCGCAGTACGACGACCCGATCGCGTTCGAGGGCGAGGTCGAGGTTGAGCTCGAGGACGGCACGGTGTTCCAGGTGCCGATCGAGCGCGCGCATATGGAGGACGACGCGGGCAAGCTCACGCACATGGGCTCGACCGGGCGCATCCAGGGCGCGAGCTCGTCGCTCGTCGACTACAACCGCGCGGGTGTGCCGCTCGTCGAGATCGTCACGAAGCCGATCTTCGGCGGCGAGGCACGCACCCCCGAGCTTGCGGCGGCGTATGTGTCGACGATTCGCGACATCGCCCGTTCGCTCGGCGTCTCGTACGCTCGCATGGAGCGCGGCAACCTGCGCTGCGACGCGAACGTGTCGCTGCGTCCCCGCGGCGAGGAGAAGCTCGGCACGCGCACCGAGACGAAGAACATCAACTCGTTCCGCTCGATCGAGCGCGCCGTGCGCTACGAAATTCAGCGTCAGGCCGCGCTGCTCGACCAGGGCACCGCGATCACGCAGGAGACGCGACACTGGCACGAAGACACCGGCCGCACCTCGTCGGGGCGTCCGAAGTCTGACGCCGATGACTACCGGTACTTCCCCGAGCCCGACCTCATGCCGCTTCGCCCGAGCCGCGAGCTCGTCGAGGAACTGCGGGCGGCCCTGCCCGAACAACCGGTGCTGCGCCGCCGGCGCCTGCGCGGCGAGTGGGAGTTCAGCGGTCAAGTGTTCCAGGACATCGTCAACGGTGGCCTGCTCGACGCGGTCGACGAGACGGTCAAGGCCGGTGCGGCCCCGCAGGGCGCCCGCAAGTGGTGGCTCGGCGAGCTGAGCCGCCTCGCGAACGAGCAGGGCGTGCACCCGACCGCCCTCGCGACGCCGCAGCAGGTTGCCGAGCTCGAGGCACTCATCGCCGACGGCACCGTCAACGACAAGCTCGCGCGCCAGGTGCTCGAGGGCGTGCTCGCGGGCGAGGGGTCGCCGCGCGAGGTCGTGGATGCGCGCGGGCTCGCGGTGGTCTCGGACGACGGCGCGCTCATCGCCGCAATCGACGAGGCGCTCGCGGCACAGCCCGACGTGCTCGCGAAGATTCAGGACGGCAAAGTGCAGGCCGCCGGCGCCGTCATCGGCGCGGTCATGAAGGCCATGGGCGGCCAGGCCGACGCGAAGCGCGTGCGCGAGCTCATTCTCGAGCGCGCACAGGCGTAA
- a CDS encoding MBL fold metallo-hydrolase, whose translation MAVDIAQVRANNPSPMTLTGTNTYVITSGEVSCVVDPGPLEAEHLDAIVATAEQIVLVLSTHRHSDHTAAVDELVTRTGASARAISPEWCRGAEPLHNGEAIALGDTSLRILATPGHTSDSMSVLVPEAHAVLTGDTVLGGSTTVLEYPDGTLRDYLASLDQLEKLGASRILPGHGDEIEAGDEAVRELREHRLGRLKQIQDALAQLGEAPRVDEGLIDRLVELIYPGVAAAGAARLSVAAQLDYLAET comes from the coding sequence ATGGCTGTCGACATCGCGCAGGTGCGGGCGAACAACCCGTCACCGATGACCCTGACCGGAACGAACACGTACGTCATCACGAGCGGCGAGGTGAGCTGCGTCGTCGACCCGGGCCCGCTCGAGGCCGAGCACCTCGATGCGATCGTCGCGACCGCCGAGCAGATCGTGCTCGTGCTCTCCACCCACCGCCACAGCGACCACACGGCCGCGGTCGACGAGCTCGTGACGCGCACCGGCGCATCCGCCCGCGCCATCTCGCCCGAGTGGTGCCGGGGTGCCGAGCCGCTCCACAACGGCGAAGCGATCGCGCTCGGCGACACGAGCCTGCGCATCCTCGCCACCCCGGGCCACACGAGCGACTCGATGAGCGTGCTCGTGCCCGAGGCCCACGCCGTGCTCACCGGCGACACCGTGCTCGGCGGTTCGACCACCGTGCTCGAATACCCCGACGGCACGCTGCGCGACTACCTCGCGTCGCTCGACCAGCTCGAGAAGCTCGGCGCCAGCCGCATCCTGCCCGGCCACGGCGACGAGATCGAGGCGGGCGACGAGGCCGTACGCGAGCTGCGCGAGCACCGCCTCGGCCGACTCAAGCAGATTCAGGATGCGCTCGCGCAGCTCGGCGAGGCACCCCGCGTCGACGAGGGGCTCATCGACCGCCTCGTCGAGCTCATCTATCCGGGCGTCGCCGCGGCGGGCGCCGCCCGGTTGTCGGTCGCGGCTCAGCTCGACTACCTGGCGGAGACGTAA
- the gatA gene encoding Asp-tRNA(Asn)/Glu-tRNA(Gln) amidotransferase subunit GatA gives MTDLTKLTAAELAQRLTAGETTSVEATQAHLDRITAVDGVVHAYLTVDAEGALQQAEAADAARAAGDTTSPLAGVPIAVKDNLVTRGLETTAGSRILEGWQPPYDAHVIERLRAAGMPILGKTNMDEFAMGSSTETSGFGATNNPWGLDRIPGGSGGGSAAAVAAFEAPIALGTDTGGSVRQPASVTGTVGVKPTYGGVSRYGAIAMASSLDQIGPAARTVLDAALLHDVIGGHDVRDQTSMTHDWPSFASAAQAGLESDAVAGLRVGVPRQLAEGEGFEAGVRERFQEALDVLTARGATITWIDLDTLDYAVAAYYLLMPAEVSSNLARYDSVRYGLRVTPEGANVEQVMSATRAAGFGDEAKRRILLGTYALSSGYYDAYYGSAQKVRTLVQGDFDRAFGEVDVLVAPTSPTVAWKLGERLDDPTAMYVADITTIPANLAGIPALSLPMGLSEGLPVGFQFMAPAREDARLYKVGAALEAALNEQWGSPLYAQAPELKEA, from the coding sequence ATGACCGACCTCACCAAGCTCACCGCCGCCGAACTCGCGCAGCGCCTGACGGCCGGCGAAACGACCTCGGTCGAAGCGACGCAGGCGCACCTGGACCGCATCACCGCCGTTGACGGCGTCGTGCACGCGTACCTCACTGTCGACGCCGAGGGCGCGCTGCAGCAGGCTGAGGCCGCCGACGCGGCCCGCGCTGCCGGTGACACCACCTCGCCGCTCGCCGGCGTGCCGATCGCGGTCAAGGACAACCTCGTCACCCGCGGCCTCGAGACCACGGCGGGCAGCCGCATCCTCGAGGGCTGGCAGCCGCCGTACGACGCGCACGTCATCGAACGCCTGCGCGCCGCCGGCATGCCGATTCTCGGCAAGACGAACATGGATGAGTTCGCGATGGGCTCGTCGACCGAGACCTCGGGCTTTGGCGCCACGAACAACCCGTGGGGTCTCGACCGGATCCCTGGTGGCTCGGGCGGTGGTTCGGCCGCGGCCGTCGCCGCCTTCGAGGCACCGATCGCGCTCGGCACCGACACGGGCGGCTCGGTGCGCCAGCCCGCCTCGGTCACCGGCACCGTTGGCGTGAAGCCGACCTACGGCGGCGTGAGCCGCTACGGCGCCATCGCGATGGCCTCCTCGCTTGACCAGATCGGTCCCGCCGCGCGCACGGTGCTCGACGCGGCGCTGCTCCACGACGTCATCGGTGGCCACGACGTGCGCGACCAGACCTCGATGACCCACGACTGGCCGTCGTTCGCGTCTGCCGCGCAAGCTGGCCTCGAGTCGGATGCGGTGGCTGGCCTGCGCGTCGGCGTGCCGCGCCAGCTGGCCGAGGGCGAGGGCTTCGAGGCGGGCGTGCGCGAGCGCTTCCAGGAGGCGCTCGACGTGCTCACCGCTCGCGGCGCGACGATCACCTGGATCGACCTCGACACCCTCGACTACGCCGTCGCGGCGTACTACCTGCTCATGCCCGCCGAGGTTTCGAGCAACCTCGCCCGCTACGACTCGGTGCGCTACGGTCTGCGCGTTACGCCCGAGGGCGCGAACGTCGAGCAGGTCATGAGCGCGACCCGTGCCGCCGGCTTCGGCGACGAGGCGAAGCGCCGCATCCTGCTCGGCACCTACGCCCTGTCGAGCGGCTACTACGACGCCTACTACGGCTCGGCGCAGAAGGTGCGCACCCTCGTGCAAGGTGACTTTGACCGCGCGTTCGGCGAGGTCGACGTGCTGGTCGCACCGACGTCGCCGACGGTCGCGTGGAAGCTCGGCGAGCGCCTCGACGACCCGACCGCGATGTACGTCGCCGACATCACGACGATTCCCGCGAACCTTGCGGGCATCCCGGCCCTGTCGCTGCCCATGGGCCTGAGCGAGGGCCTGCCGGTCGGCTTCCAATTCATGGCGCCCGCGCGCGAGGACGCCCGCCTTTACAAGGTCGGCGCCGCGCTCGAGGCAGCACTCAACGAACAATGGGGGAGCCCGCTCTACGCGCAGGCCCCCGAGCTGAAGGAGGCGTAG